TCTTTGTATTGAAAACCTACAATAGGGCTTACCACAGCGGCCGTACCGGCTCCGAAGATTTCTTTTAAACTTCCGTCTTTGGCGGCGGCCACCAACTCATCTACTAAAACCGAACGTTCTTCTACTTTGATACCTTCGCGTTTCGCCAATTCGATTAAGCTTTTACGGGTAACACCATCCAGAATTCTTTCACTAACAGGTGCAGTAAATAAGGTATCGTTGATTCGGAAAAAGACATTCATGGTTCCGGCTTCTTCCAGTTTGGTATGCGTGGCGTCATCGGTCCAAATGATTTGTTGAAAACCTTGTTCCTGTGCTAACTTTTGCGGATAAAACTGAGCAGAATAATTTCCGGCGGCTTTGGCAGCACCAATTCCTCCATTGGCTGCTCTACTGTAATGTTCGGCAATAATCACCTTAACTTCACCCGAATAATAGGCACGGGCCGGCGAAAGGATAATCATAAAACGGTATTGTGTTGAAGGCTGAGCGATAACGCCCGAACCAATGGCAATCATAAAAGGTCTTATGTATAATGTATTGCCTAATCCTTTTTTCACCCAGTTTCTTTCTAAATCAACGATGGTTTTTAGGCCGTCAATGAAAATAGATTCCGGGACTTCGGGCATGGCCATTCTTACGGCTGATTTATTGAAACGATCTAGATTTTGATCCGGTCTGAAAAGCCACACCTCCTCGTTTTCATCTTTGTAAGCTTTCATACCTTCAAATATGGCTTGGCCGTAATGAAAAACTTTTGCCGAAGGATCAATCAGGAAAGGTTCGTAAGGTTTGATGATTGGCTTTTGCCATTGTCCTTCTTTGAAATCACACACTAACATGTGATCTGTAAATACATTTCCGAAGGCAAGGTTTTCAAAATCGACTTCGTTAATTTTAGAAGAGGGAACTCTAACTATATCGATTTCGGAAGTATTTTTTAACATCATTTAGGTTTGGTTTTTGTCAAGAGAAAAGTATAATAAATTGATAATCAATTTTTTACTACTGTTTCTTGAAAATTAGTGTTGTGTTGTTAGTTTTTTGTAAAACTAATAAAAATATGTTTGTCTTTTGCATCGCCAAAAAATATTGAAAACTTTTTCCGAAATCCTAATTTCAGCTTGTTGAGACCAACTAATTTCACAAGAATTCGGAAAATTAATTGTTAATATATTATGTGAATTTGTTAATCTGTTTACATTTGTAACTCAATTATAAAAACTAAACTTATGAAGACTATAAAAACTATCTTATTTGCTCTGGCAATGTTCGTTAGTGTAGGCGCAATGGCACAATCAGCCACTAAAGCCGCAAAGAAATTTGACAGCAAAGACTACGCTTTATTTGGCGAAAAATTTAAAGTGAGCAAGATTTTGACCAAAGATCAAATGCTTAAAAAATACAAAACCCTTAAAAAAGGCGATACTATTACAGTACAATTTCAATCTAATATTAAAGCCGTTTGTAAAAAGAAAGGCTGTTGGATGAAAATGGAACTAGCCGGTGATGATGATTCATTCGTGAAATTTAAAGATTACGGATTCTTTGTTCCGCTTAATGCTGACAACAGTGACGCTATTGTGAATGGGAAAGCTTTTGTAGACGTAGTTTCGGTTGATGAGTTAAAACATTACGCCAAAGATGGTGGAAAATCGGCCGCTGAGATTGCCAAAATCACTAAACCCGAAGTTACTTATTCCTTTACTGCGGATGGGGTTTATATCAAAAAATAATTAGGCCATAACATGAAAAAATTATTCCTGGTTGTTTTAACGATAAGCTTATTTTCTTGCCAAAAGAAAGAAGAAAAAAAAGAGGTTAAAAAAGAGGTTAAAAAAGAAGAAAAGCAATGCTCCTCAGGTTCCGGCAAAAAGTTGGAAATGTACCAGATGTCTGAAATGGCTGCTTTGATGGAACAAATGTATGTGGATAATCAACGATTGAAAGAGCGCATTAAAAAAGGCGATACGATTGGTCAGTTTCCGCAACATTTTCTCAAAATCCACAAAGCCGTGATGACTGATGATTCTGATAATGATGCTTTTTTTAAAGAACAAGCCGCTAAGTTTATCAAAGCTCAGGAATTGATTTATAAAGATCCAAAGAATGCAAAGGAGCATTTTAATGATGGAGTTGATGCTTGTATTCAATGTCACCAACAAAAATGTGGTGGCCCGATTCCGAGGATTAAGAAACTTTATATTGAATAAGTTTTGAAACGCGAAATCATCACCACCGATGATGGTTCGACTACCATTCATTTGCCGGAATGGAATGAAAGTTATCATTCTAAACACGGAGCTATTCAGGAAGCATATCATGTATTCATTAAAAATGGGTTTTCTCTTTTCGGAGGAAGACCCATTTCTATTTTGGAAATAGGTTTCGGCACCGGACTCAATTGTTTTATTACCTATTTAGAGGCCAAAAAAAAGAATCAAACTATTGACTATGTTGGAGTAGAGGCGTATCCAATTCCAATGGAAGAAGCATTGCAAATGAATTATGCCCATACGATTGAAGCTGATGAAAGTGCTGTTTTTGAGCAAATCCATCAGCATCACTGGGAAGAAAAAAATACCATCTCTCAAGATTTCACGCTAACCAAGCGTAAGCAGTTTTTTCAGGATATTAACGATGAGAATGCTTTTGATTTGATTTACTTTGATGCTTTCGGCTTTCGGGTGCAACCTGAATTATGGTCGGAGGCCATTTTTGCTCAAATGTTTCGAGCTTTAAAATCAAACGGAGTCTTGGTTACTTATGCTTGTCGAACTTCCATTAAAAATGCGATGCTATCAGCAGGTTTTTCTGTAGAAAAGCTGCCCGGTGCTCCCGGCAAAAGAGAGATGTTGCGCGCTACTAAAGCTGTTGCCAAACTTTAACATTTTACATTGTTATTTTTAACTTTAAATTTGATTGAGCCAAAAAGGATATTCTTTATTTTTGAGAAACCAAATTCGTTCTTACTTAATTATTTTAACTTAATCTAATTACTTTTTATGTCTAAATCAATGTTAGACTTCACTAAGTCTGTATTGAAAAGAGTAAGTTTTGATGTCTCTCTTTTTACCAAAGAGCTTGAAAAAGCCTGTAAGGTGTTATTGCCTTACGAATTAGAAGAATTAACATCTTGGCTTTTACAATTTACCAAAGAAAAGCCGGAATTGCAGCATTGTATGTTGCGTATTAATAATTAATAAAACTAAAAGGAACTTAAACGGTTCCTTTTTTTATTTTATTGGCAGGGAAATTTTGTTCGTAATTGTTTTACGTATATATAGTCGTATTAACTTTTAAAACGGAGAAATCATGGGACGAATGCTTTATGATTATACAAAATCCTGCATTATAAAAGGAAGTCACAATAAGTCACATTTTGTGAAGGAATTGGTAAGAGCGTCAAAAACTTTGATGCCTCACGAACAAGAAAATTTAATTAACTGGTTATTTTATTTTACGGCTGACAAGCCCGAATTGCAAAATTGGCTTTATGAGTACTTAGATAAAAATAAATTAGTAAGTTAAAACCTTAAAAAAATATTAAATAGTGCATTTCAACGATTAAAATCGTGAATAAACGATGTTTTTTTATAAAAATCATTGTGATAAAACTTTTTTTGTTTTACATTTACTAAACGTTCTTACACTAAGATAACCCCAAATCTTAACCACTATGCCTAGAATGATTTATGATTACACAAAATCGGTACTCGAAAGAGTGAGCTTCGACCCGATTCTTTTTGCTAAAGAATTAAAAAAAGCAGTAAAAAATTTACTGCCTTATGAGGTTGAACAATTAAAAAAATGGCTTCAATATTTCACAACCGAACATCCGGAGCTGAAGCAATGTTTATCTGTAGTTAGTTAACAGAAAGAAAATAAGGAGTTGGTGCAACAGCTCCTTATTTTTTTTGCAGCGGACTGATAATTTGTACATTCTGAAACGCAATCGCTCCTTTGATAACTCCTGAAATGGTACTTCTTAAAGCATCAATAATGTGAATTTTTAATTCGTTTTTAGGAAAAATTAAACTCACTTCACGCGCCGGTTTCGGTTCGGCAAAATGTTTTAATTTCAGTTGATCTTTTTCGCTTAAATTTAAAGTGTGCAAATAGGGAAGGAGCGTTATTCCTAATCCTTCATCAGCTAATTTAATCAAGGTTTCAAAACTTCCGCTTTCAATTTGAAAATGGTTTTTCTCATTCTGATTCTGATTTTTGCACAAGTTCAGTATACCATCTCGGAAGCAATGTCCATCCTGCAGCAACAAAATCTCATCAATATTTAAATCATCTATTTCGATTTCTTTTTTGTTGTAAGCAGTATTGTTTTCCGGAATGTAAGCTACAAAAGGTTCGAAATACAAAACGATTTCCTTTATTTTTTCTTCTTCCAATGGTGTAGCCGCTATAGCCGCATCCAAATGCCCGTTTTTTAATTTTTCAATAATGTCATTGGTGTTCAACTCTTCAATAACCAATTTCACTTTGGGGTATTTTTTAATAAAATTGTTTAAGAACATTGGCAACAATGTTGGCATCACGGTAGGAATGATACCTAGGCGGAATTCACCACCGATAAACCCTTTCTGTTGGTCAACGATATCTTGAATTCTATCAGCTTCATTAACTATATTCTTAGACTGATTCACAATTTTTTGTCCGATTTCCGTAAGCTGAATCGGTTTTTTGGTTCGGTCAAAAATCTGAATCTCTAATTCTTCTTCTATTTTCTGAATTTGCATGCTCAAGGTGGGTTGTGTCACAAAACACTTCTCAGCTGCCAGTGTAAAATTTTTATGCTCGGCCACGGCCAAAACATATTTAAGTTGAGTAATAGTCATTTATAGTAAAATTTGATACAAATATAAAACCTATCAATTTACTTTATAGTAATCAGTTGTTAAATTTTTTATAATAGCTATTTATTCACCTAATGAATCACTATTTTTGCGGCATGAAACAGGTATCAAGATTGCTATTACTCTTGTTCGTTACTTTTCTTTCAACACCAACCATAGTGACTTTGATTGAAAAGAACACTGATATTTCTGTTTTCTATAATTTTTCTGAAGAAGAAATTCATAAGAATGTAAAAGAGATTAAAGCCAATTTAAATGTAGATACTCCCATTGTATTCTTCGATTGGAGTCAACAAAAGAATTCTAAAATTACTTTTGAAAACTTATCTAAACACGATAATGTTTTTTCAACCATTTTTTCACCACCACCCGAATTGATTTAATACATCTGATGATTCAAAACTCTGTCTTTACAGAGTCATTATGTATTTAATTAATTTATAGGTATGACAAAAAAAATCAATCTTTTGGCGAACCTTAAAGCTGATTTTGCATCAGGTTTAGTGGTTTTCCTAGTGGCGTTACCTTTATGTCTTGGCATTGCCTTGGCGAGTGGCGCTCCTTTATTTTCCGGGATTATATCCGGAATAATTGGCGGAATTGTAGTTGGCTATCTCAGTCAGTCTCATCTAAGCGTTTCCGGTCCTGCTGCGGGCTTAACAGCAATAGTATTAACCGCGATAACAGATCTTGGTGCATTTAATATATTTTTACTTGCTGTTCTTTTGGCGGGATTAATACAGCTGGCATTAGGATTTATCAAGGCGGGTTCCATATCCAATTATTTTCCCACCAATGTTATAGAAGGAATGTTAGCAGGTATAGGGGTTATTATTTTTCTTAAACAAATCCCTCATGCTTTTGGCTATGATCCTGATTATGAAGGCGACATGGGGTTTTTACAACCCGATGGTGAGAATACATTCTCGGAGTTATTTTCGGTAGTGCACCATATTCAATTAGGCTCTATAATTATTACCATTATTTCATTATTTATTCTAATTGCTTGGACAAAAATTGAGTTTTTAAAGAAGCTAAAATTAGTCCCGGCAGCTTTAGTAGCAGTTATTGTGAGTGTACTACTCAATGAGTTTTTTATTCAATCAGGAAGTAATTTAGCCATTACTAAAAATCATTTGGTGAGCTTACCGGTTCCTACTTCGCTCGAGGAATTTAAGGCAATAATAATAATGCCTGATTTTGGAGCAATTGGTAATGCCAAAGTATGGATAGTAGCCATTACGATAGCAGTTGTAGCCTCTATCGAAACACTCTTATGTATTGAAGCAGCCGACAGAATGGACGCGCAAAAACGCTATACAGATACCAATGTGGAGTTGAAAGCCCAAGGTATCGGTAACATGATTAGCGCTCTTTTAGGAGGCTTACCGATGACTTCGGTAGTGGTAAGAACTACGGCCAACAATACGGCAGGAGCCAAGTCGAAAATGTCTACTATCATTCATGGGCTTTTATTGCTGATCAGTGTTTTGACTATTCCGGTTATACTTAACAAAATACCTTTGGCAACGCTGGCCGCTGTGTTATTATTAGTAGGCTATAAGTTGGCAAATCCCAAGACTATCAAACATTTTTGGGAAAAAGGAAAGTATCAGTTCATTCCCTTTATCGCTACTTTTGTAGCCGTAGTTTTTACCGATTTGCTTAAAGGAGTTGCACTCGGAATGATAATCAGTGTTATTTTTGTACTGAAAGGAAATATGAAACGTGCTTATTTATTCCGAAAAGAAGAATATCAGGATGGTGATGTCATTCACATCGATTTGGCACAAGAAGTTTCTTTTTTAAACAAAGCTGCCATTAAGGCCACGCTCAACTCAATTCCGGAGAATTCCAAAGTAATTATTAATGCCGATGACACGGTGTATATCGCTCATGATGTATTGGATTTAATTAAGGAATTCAAAAAAATCAGAGCCAAAGAAGAAAATATAAAAGTTAAATTAGTAGGGTTCAAAAAATCATATGATTTAGTGAATTCCGGCGAAGAAGAAAAACACGTTTTTGTTGAACACAAATAAAATAAAAGAACTATGAAAGCACATACATTAGAAACACAATCCTCCTTAACTCCATACAAAGCCCTTCAATTTTTAAAAGAAGGAAACAAACGCTTTATGAGTAATTTAAAAGTAAACCGTAACCTATTAGAGCAGGTAAATGATACCAAAAATGGGCAGTGGCCTTTTGCCATTATCTTAAGTTGTATTGATTCGAGAACTTCTGCTGAGCTTATTTTTGATCAAGGTTTGGGTGATATTTTTAGCGTGAGAGTTGCCGGAAACATACTGAACGATGATATCATAGGCAGTATGGAATTTGCTTGTAAAGTAGCCGGTTCAAAATTAGTGGTTGTCTTAGGACACAGCAAATGCGGTGCTATTAAAGGAGCTTGCAGTAATGTACAACTGGGGCATCTTACCGGACTTTTGGATAAAATAAAACCGGCTATACACGAAGTTTCAGCTCAAGGAAAAACAGATGAATCGTCGTCTGAATTTGTTGAAGAAGTGGCGCATTTTAACGTAATTCATTCTATGGATGAAATCTTAAAACGCAGCGATGTCTTAAGAGAAATGTTTAATAACGGAGAAGTTGGTTTTGTAGGCGGTTATTATGATGTAGAAACCGGGGAAGTAGAGTTTTTAAAAGAAATTCTCCACGATTAAGATGGAAAGGAAAAGAAAAAAGTCGCTTTAAGGCGACTTTTTTTATGCTTATTCTGCGTTTTCGTTGAAGGCTGACGGCAGCATTTTGGGGATAAATTTTATCAAGATAGGTAGCAATAAACTCCCGCCCGGTAAAAGAAAAATGGTCAAGGAAGGAACGGTTTTACATATATCGAGCAATTGCTTTTTGATTTTTTTCTTCTCGTCTTTATCTAAATCTTTATGGGTTGATTTGGCCAAAAGTTGCATCAGTTCTTTGCTCTCGGTGATTTCTTTCAAGAAGCGGTTTTTGTTTCTTTTGATTAGCACCACCACACTATCGGTAGTTTGATCGTAAAACGTTTTAACCGGATTAGAGTTGTTGAAATAAGGAATTTCCGCTTTGTATTTAGAAATAAAAGTATTGACAAAAGTAATACTGTCTAAGACAAATGTATCTGCTATACCTAGTTTTTCTCCTAGTTTATATAGAAAATACCGTTCTTCATTTTCCACTTGCTCATCGCTCCACAAACTGATGCCGGCCAAATCGATGATGTAGAATTTTTCCAAATCATTTTGCAAATAACTTAAATCCAACGCCTCTATGTTGGGAATGGTTGTCGGACTGAACTTATTATACCTAACGGAAGATTCAAATAGTTTCAGCAACAAATCATCGTGAGCCGAAATACCGGTTTTGGTTTTTAGCGAAAGCGAAATCACACTGATGACACTATCTTCAATTCGGTTGAAATACTTTTCAGGTAAAGCCCCTTTATCCAAATATTGCTTGAAAGCCAACACATCAATAAACAGCAGCGCATTGGTGATCACATGCGAAAAATTCTTGCTGAATAAATCTTCGTTGGTTTGGACTCTTTCGTGTATGATTTTCTCCAGTTTACTGGCGGGTGAACTGCTGGCCAACATTTTCTGCAACGGATTAAATCCTTTTGGGGTTAACAGATTATAAAAGGCTACGGTTTCATTAATAAAGTGCCCGAAATCATTGTTTTGCCTTGTCAAACGGTACATTTGAAACAAAGTATTCAACATGCCCAGTTTTGAAATCTCTTCCGGCAGCCAATCTTGTTGAGCTATAGGTTTTGGTGTGTCAAAGCTGATGATGTGCCCAAATATAAATCCGGTAGCGCGGGTTTGGCTATAGAATGCCAACTCATCACTAGGGAAAGTCTGAGGCAAAGGTTGCTGTTCTGCAAAGTATTTATCGATCCAACCGTGTACTGATGGGTTAATCATTAGCTCCTAATTTGGTTCTGCAAAACTAAATCATTTTTGTGATGATTGTGTAACCGAAGCGTTATCAAATTTAAAACGTGCCCCGTGCTTTTATATTTTGCTCACAAAGGCTGACTATTTCAATGATTCGGTTGGCTCGGGTTTCTTCCCGCTTGGCTTGATTGAGCCAATACAAATAGCTTTTCCGGTAGGTTTTACTAAAGTTGTTGTAGTTGTCAAAAGCCGTTTTATTCTTCTTAAAAGCAGCTTCCAAATCTTTCGGTACAATTAAATCTTCTACATGGTCTAAAGATTCCCATGAACCGTTTTGCTTGGCCAGCTCAATTTTACGCAAGCCACTTTCGTGCATTAAGTTCTCGGCAATCAGTTTTTCTATATAGGTTTTGTTGAGTTTGCTCCAAACACTTTTGTCTTTACGAGGGGTAAACATTTGGCGTCTTCGTTCGTCGTCTAATCTTTTGACGGTAGAATCTATCCAGCCGTAACAAATAGCCACCTGAACCGCTTCTTCCCAGCGCATGCTTTCGTACGTACTGTCAACCCGATAAAAGATTAAATAAACTCCGGTTGAAGTGTGATGATTTTCGTGCAACCACTCGCGCCATTCCTGAGCATTTTTGAAGTATAAATGTTCCTTTTCTTCCAAACGAAACTATTTTATGATGGCCGAGCAGGCTACTCTTCCGCCGGCATTTCCGGTAGGTTGTGTAGTGTAATCATCCGGATTGGCGTGTACTATCAGTCCTTTGTTTAAAATATCTTTGGTAGCATCACCACAGCCAATACACCACTCATCGGTTTTGAATAATACGGTAGCATTTCCGTCAACATCGGCAGTAAAGTTGCCTATATCGCCTTTGTGGTGTTCAGCATCGCCCCATTTACCGTGTTTTTTGAAAGTGGGATTCCAATGACCACCGGCTGAAGCGGCATCGGCTGCAGAACAATCAGCTTTTTCATGAATGTGGATGGCATGGATGCCCGGTTTTAATCCGGTGAGCTTGGCCAAAAGTGTTACTTCGCCGTTTTTTTCGGTAAAGACCGCATTTCCTTTTACGTTACTACCGCTTTTTGATTCAAAAGTAATCTCCAACTTTTTAGTATTGTCATTGGTACTTGAACTTTTGCAACTGAATATCAGCAAACCTACTGCTGCGATTCCTAAGATTATTTTTTTCATGAGAACTTATTTTTTAGAAGCATAAATGTACGCAATTGCCCAATGAAATTCGTTTAAAATAAGGTTAAAGTTTACTTGGTTTTTTCGCCTACAAAATAATCACTTTGCGATTTGAACAATACGTTGAAAGTGGTTAAACTACCGTAAATACGCGTGATGTATTGTTGCAGTTCTACTTTTTCAATTTCTTCCAAGTTACTGGCGTTGATTTTTGTTCCATTACCCTAAGACGGTCGCGGAGCATTACAATTTTGTGAAAGAAGGTATCAATCGGCACGTCTTTTCCGGCCAACCCCGCTTGTCCCGGTTCCAGTTTCATGTTGCCGCCTTTCCATTTGTCGGCTATGGCTACCGGTTCTCCCAGGCCATTCCATTTTTTCAGGATAGTTAATAAACTTTGCTCAACATCATAAAAGCTGATGGTGTCAACTTCGTTTTCAGCGGCTTCGATTACTTCAAATTCGCTGTCAATGGCTATGGTTTCTAATCCGCCGTCAATAAAAGTTACCCAATAGTCTTTGGAAGATACATTGGTTACTACGCCTTTTCCGTATTCGGAGTGATTGATTCTGGAGCCTATTCCAAGTAGTTTCATATAAATAGTATTAAGCCACTAAAATAGCAATTTGCCTGAAATAAAAAAAGGGTCTACAGTTTCAGTTCCATTTCATATTGTGAAACGGTTTTTTGGAATCCTGAGTTTTGTAAAAAGGCGATAGTGGTTGCTGAAGAAGAATCTATGTTAATCATCGAAACTTCAGGAGTATAGTTGGCGGCAATGAAACCAATCAATTGACCGGCCAGTCCTTTATTTCGATGGGTTTTAGCAATGGCAAATTGTTGAATACGGTTGCTTTTCGGATTAAAAATTAAATACCCGCAGAGCTCCTTATTTTGATAAATACCTAAGGAAACTAAATCGGTTTTACTTTTTTCGATAGCGGGAGCGGCATTTTGCCAAGAGGGTTGCCAGTCCCAAAAGGCGGTTAACTGTTTCCAATCTAAACTATTCATCACTTGGATATCAGCAGTGCCGAGCATAACTTTTTGTTGGATAGTGCCTTTGAAGCAATCTAAAGTCCGAATCGTTTTAAAGCCTGTTTTTTCATAAGTAACGATGGCCGGTTTATTAGTGGTAATCACTTCCAATGTAACGGAATCTATTTGTTTTTCACGAAGTTTCGGTAGCAGGTAGTCGTATAGTAAAGCGGTGAGTTTGTTGCCTCTTTTGGAAGGAATAACACCGGTTCCGCCATTGTAAATCAGGTGTTTGTTGTTATTGATAGTGTAACCATGCAAGATGAATGCGATTAATTCATTATCCTCAAAAGCGCCAACGGAATAGTCTAACCGTATGTTTTCGGCATTGATTTTATGAAGCAATTGTTCTTTGGTAATCCGCATCGGGACCACATAATCGGAAAACGCTAAATTAAAAGTACTTAGGATAGTATCAATGCTCGTATTTTCGAGGGTTTGTAGTGTAATCATACTCTTTTTAAAACAATAGGAATCGGTTCTTTTCGGCTGAATAGGTTCCGACATAAATCAATGTTAAGGCACAACTCAAAGATAAAGCATGCACCAAGCAACCCAGTAGAAAGTAAGCTAAAGAATCGTCCGGTTGACTATAGTTGTGCATGGCAATATAAGCAATCAATATGGTTAGGGTGATCAAACTAATCAGGATGCCATACCCCAAGTAAAATAATCGTTTATTGACCAGTAAGGGGAGGGAAGCTATAGCTAAAAGTACTATATCGCGCCAAGCAAAGGCTTTTGAATTCCATAGGGTTTCTGCCAGACTCAAGGCGGCAATGAGCATAAAATACCCGGTGGCGATATACTTCAGTGTTGTTATGTTTGGTTTATTTTTTACCATTAGTGTGGGTATCCATGTGATGTTGCAGTTGCGATTTTAGTGTTTCCAAGTATTGCGCTAAATCGGTGGTGCTGATCTTTTTTTCGGTAGCTTCGCCCAAGGCCATAGGAGTTTCGCTCAAATACTTATACAGCTCAGGATAATGTGTTTCAATTACTGTAGTCAGTTGTATAATGTCCTGCATGAGTTGGTTCAGTGTTTTCATGATGCGTCATTTGGGATTTGTATGCCTTAAACAGTATCCAAATTTAATCAAAAAAGCTGAGGGAGAATCTTTGGTGCTACGGTTATTTTCGGATTTGGTAATTTGCTTATCTTTGGTCACCAAAATCAATTATACCATGTCTAAACAAATCAAAGCTTTTCTATACAACTTACTTTCGTTTGTGGTGTTGTTTGTGCCATTAATCTTTATTTTACAACGCTATACAAGCCTTACAGGGTTTTGGGTACCGGTTACCGCTTTTGTGGTGTTAACGTTGGCCGGACCAAAGTTCCAAGCCGTTAAAACCAAAGATGGGGAGAAGCTGTTTGTGAAATGGATATTCCTGAAAGGAGTGAAGGAGGTTAAATAATTACGAATTATGAATTACGAATTACGAGTTTCAGTTGATAAGAATATATAAGAGTTACTAATCAACATTATCCATTCCTAATTCATAATTTCTAATTCGTAATTGTTACTTCTTCTTCTCTGTCTTTTTTGCTTTTACCGTTGATTTGTATAACGGAAGGAAATACGAAACGGTATAGTT
Above is a genomic segment from Flavobacterium phycosphaerae containing:
- a CDS encoding superoxide dismutase family protein gives rise to the protein MKKIILGIAAVGLLIFSCKSSSTNDNTKKLEITFESKSGSNVKGNAVFTEKNGEVTLLAKLTGLKPGIHAIHIHEKADCSAADAASAGGHWNPTFKKHGKWGDAEHHKGDIGNFTADVDGNATVLFKTDEWCIGCGDATKDILNKGLIVHANPDDYTTQPTGNAGGRVACSAIIK
- a CDS encoding carbonic anhydrase family protein codes for the protein MKAHTLETQSSLTPYKALQFLKEGNKRFMSNLKVNRNLLEQVNDTKNGQWPFAIILSCIDSRTSAELIFDQGLGDIFSVRVAGNILNDDIIGSMEFACKVAGSKLVVVLGHSKCGAIKGACSNVQLGHLTGLLDKIKPAIHEVSAQGKTDESSSEFVEEVAHFNVIHSMDEILKRSDVLREMFNNGEVGFVGGYYDVETGEVEFLKEILHD
- a CDS encoding LysR substrate-binding domain-containing protein codes for the protein MTITQLKYVLAVAEHKNFTLAAEKCFVTQPTLSMQIQKIEEELEIQIFDRTKKPIQLTEIGQKIVNQSKNIVNEADRIQDIVDQQKGFIGGEFRLGIIPTVMPTLLPMFLNNFIKKYPKVKLVIEELNTNDIIEKLKNGHLDAAIAATPLEEEKIKEIVLYFEPFVAYIPENNTAYNKKEIEIDDLNIDEILLLQDGHCFRDGILNLCKNQNQNEKNHFQIESGSFETLIKLADEGLGITLLPYLHTLNLSEKDQLKLKHFAEPKPAREVSLIFPKNELKIHIIDALRSTISGVIKGAIAFQNVQIISPLQKK
- a CDS encoding YdeI/OmpD-associated family protein, yielding MEEKEHLYFKNAQEWREWLHENHHTSTGVYLIFYRVDSTYESMRWEEAVQVAICYGWIDSTVKRLDDERRRQMFTPRKDKSVWSKLNKTYIEKLIAENLMHESGLRKIELAKQNGSWESLDHVEDLIVPKDLEAAFKKNKTAFDNYNNFSKTYRKSYLYWLNQAKREETRANRIIEIVSLCEQNIKARGTF
- a CDS encoding DUF4920 domain-containing protein; its protein translation is MKTIKTILFALAMFVSVGAMAQSATKAAKKFDSKDYALFGEKFKVSKILTKDQMLKKYKTLKKGDTITVQFQSNIKAVCKKKGCWMKMELAGDDDSFVKFKDYGFFVPLNADNSDAIVNGKAFVDVVSVDELKHYAKDGGKSAAEIAKITKPEVTYSFTADGVYIKK
- a CDS encoding LETM1-related biofilm-associated protein, whose product is MINPSVHGWIDKYFAEQQPLPQTFPSDELAFYSQTRATGFIFGHIISFDTPKPIAQQDWLPEEISKLGMLNTLFQMYRLTRQNNDFGHFINETVAFYNLLTPKGFNPLQKMLASSSPASKLEKIIHERVQTNEDLFSKNFSHVITNALLFIDVLAFKQYLDKGALPEKYFNRIEDSVISVISLSLKTKTGISAHDDLLLKLFESSVRYNKFSPTTIPNIEALDLSYLQNDLEKFYIIDLAGISLWSDEQVENEERYFLYKLGEKLGIADTFVLDSITFVNTFISKYKAEIPYFNNSNPVKTFYDQTTDSVVVLIKRNKNRFLKEITESKELMQLLAKSTHKDLDKDEKKKIKKQLLDICKTVPSLTIFLLPGGSLLLPILIKFIPKMLPSAFNENAE
- the mnmD gene encoding tRNA (5-methylaminomethyl-2-thiouridine)(34)-methyltransferase MnmD; this translates as MKREIITTDDGSTTIHLPEWNESYHSKHGAIQEAYHVFIKNGFSLFGGRPISILEIGFGTGLNCFITYLEAKKKNQTIDYVGVEAYPIPMEEALQMNYAHTIEADESAVFEQIHQHHWEEKNTISQDFTLTKRKQFFQDINDENAFDLIYFDAFGFRVQPELWSEAIFAQMFRALKSNGVLVTYACRTSIKNAMLSAGFSVEKLPGAPGKREMLRATKAVAKL
- a CDS encoding branched-chain amino acid aminotransferase; amino-acid sequence: MMLKNTSEIDIVRVPSSKINEVDFENLAFGNVFTDHMLVCDFKEGQWQKPIIKPYEPFLIDPSAKVFHYGQAIFEGMKAYKDENEEVWLFRPDQNLDRFNKSAVRMAMPEVPESIFIDGLKTIVDLERNWVKKGLGNTLYIRPFMIAIGSGVIAQPSTQYRFMIILSPARAYYSGEVKVIIAEHYSRAANGGIGAAKAAGNYSAQFYPQKLAQEQGFQQIIWTDDATHTKLEEAGTMNVFFRINDTLFTAPVSERILDGVTRKSLIELAKREGIKVEERSVLVDELVAAAKDGSLKEIFGAGTAAVVSPIVGFQYKETYHELPKTEDSIALQLKEKLTKIQYKLAEDTFGWTVKI
- a CDS encoding SulP family inorganic anion transporter, whose amino-acid sequence is MTKKINLLANLKADFASGLVVFLVALPLCLGIALASGAPLFSGIISGIIGGIVVGYLSQSHLSVSGPAAGLTAIVLTAITDLGAFNIFLLAVLLAGLIQLALGFIKAGSISNYFPTNVIEGMLAGIGVIIFLKQIPHAFGYDPDYEGDMGFLQPDGENTFSELFSVVHHIQLGSIIITIISLFILIAWTKIEFLKKLKLVPAALVAVIVSVLLNEFFIQSGSNLAITKNHLVSLPVPTSLEEFKAIIIMPDFGAIGNAKVWIVAITIAVVASIETLLCIEAADRMDAQKRYTDTNVELKAQGIGNMISALLGGLPMTSVVVRTTANNTAGAKSKMSTIIHGLLLLISVLTIPVILNKIPLATLAAVLLLVGYKLANPKTIKHFWEKGKYQFIPFIATFVAVVFTDLLKGVALGMIISVIFVLKGNMKRAYLFRKEEYQDGDVIHIDLAQEVSFLNKAAIKATLNSIPENSKVIINADDTVYIAHDVLDLIKEFKKIRAKEENIKVKLVGFKKSYDLVNSGEEEKHVFVEHK